In Leifsonia sp. PS1209, the genomic stretch GGGGCGCCCGATCGCGACCGCCCGCGCGCCCAGGGCGAGCGCGACCACCGCGTCCGCCCCGCTGCGCACGCCGCTGTCGAACAGCACCGGGATGCGTCCGGCCACCGCCCCGACCACGCGGGGGAGCGCATCCAGTGCGGGCTGCTCGTTGTCGATCTGGCGCCCACCGTGCGTCGACACCTGCACGGCGTCCATGCCCGCGTCGATCGCGCGAACAGCGTCGTCGGGGTGCAGCACGCCTTTGAGCACGATCGGCAGCGCGGTGCGCTCGCGCAGGAACGCGAGGTCGGCCCAGGTGAGCGCCGGGTTCGCGAACACGTCGAGGAACGTCTCGATGGCCGCGAGCGGCTCCGCAGAGCGGAGGTTGTCGCGCAGGCGGCCGGGGTGGTGGCGCAGGATGCTCGCGAACGAGGCGATCGTCGCGGGGGTGACGGGCGTGTGCTCCCGCGGGCGACCTGCGGCGATCCGTTCCCGCACAAGGCGCAGGAAGACGGGGTCGCTCGTGTACTGCGCGATCCCGCGGCCGCGGCTGAACGGCAAGTAGCCGAGGTCGAGGTCGCGCGGCCGCCAGCCGAGCACGTGCGTGTCGAGGGTGACGACGATGGCCTCGCAGCCGGACCGCTCCGCGCGGGAGACGAGGCTCTCGACCAACTCGTTCGACGAACTCCAGTACAGCTGGAACCAGCGGCTCGCGCCCCGGCTCATCGCATCCATGTCCCGGGCGACGGTCTCCATCGGCGTCGACGCCTGGTTGGACAGCATGGCCGGGATGCCGAGCGCGGCGGCGGCACGGGCCGCACCGCTGTCGGCCGATGGATGCGCGAGGTCGAGCACCCCGATCGGCGCGAGCAGCAGCGGGGTGGGCCTGTGACGCCCGAACAGCTCGATGCCGAGGTCGCGCGACGACACGTCACGGAGCACCCGCGGCACGATCCGGTGGCTGCCGAATGCTGCCGTGTCCGCCCTGTCGGTGCGTTCGAGCCCTGCGGATCCCGCGACGTACGCGAACGCCGCCCGCGACATGCGACGCTCGGCCGCCCGCTCCAGCGCGGTGAAACCGACCGGGATGCGCGGGGTGCGCCCCGCAACGCCCGCGCGGTAGATGGCGGACTGGGCTTCACGACCGGCGCTGAGCGACATGGCAACATTCTGCACCGTGGGCGGTGGACCGGGCGATGCGGCTCAGTGGGAGCGGCGCCCGCCTCCGCGGCGCGGCGGGCGGCGCGGGCCGCCGGTCGGCCGTCTCGTCTGCTTCGAGCCCGGGCCGTTTGGGCCGGACGCCGGGCGCTTGCCGCCGTCCTTCTTGCCGCCGTCCTTCTTCCCGCCGTCCTTCCTGGTGCCCTCCTTCGCCGCGTCGGCCTGCGCGGCCGCCACGTCGGGGTTCCGGGAGCTGTGGGCCGTGCGGCCGCGGACGATGCCGATGAACTCGTCGACCAGCTCGTGCTGCGCATCCCGTGGCCAGGCGAGTCCTACCCTGCTCTGCTCGGCGTCTTCGAGCTTCATCGCCACCACGTCTTTGCGGCGCAGGGACTTCGCGACCGACTGCGGCATCACCGCGATGCCGTCTCCGGCCGCGATGCTGCGGAACATCGCCTCGGACGGCTCGCCGTCGACCACCGCTTGGCCGTCGAGGTCGGCCAGGTGCAGCTTCTTCTCCAGGGTGAGGAGGTGCTCGTGGTGCATCGCGACCACGATGTCCTCGGCGTAGAGGGGGATCAGGTGGAGGCCGTCGGTGTCGACCGGCTCGCGCACGAAGGCCATGTCCGCCCCGCCGGTGTCGATGGCTGCGCGCTGGTCCGCATCCGGCACGCGGGAGACGATCAGCTGCACCTCGGGGTGGCGCTGCTCGAAGACGCGGGTCCATTTGCCGACGGTCACGCCGAGGGGGAAGACGATCGTGAACGTGGACGGCATTCTCCGAGGGTATCGAACGGATACCCTTGAACCTATGAGCGCCCAGAAGAAGCCCCAGACGATGAAGGCGGCGACCGCCGCGAAGAAGCTGGGGATCTACCTCCCGGCCGCCCCTGCCGAGTTCCAGGAGGGCGAGGTC encodes the following:
- a CDS encoding alpha-hydroxy-acid oxidizing protein gives rise to the protein MSLSAGREAQSAIYRAGVAGRTPRIPVGFTALERAAERRMSRAAFAYVAGSAGLERTDRADTAAFGSHRIVPRVLRDVSSRDLGIELFGRHRPTPLLLAPIGVLDLAHPSADSGAARAAAALGIPAMLSNQASTPMETVARDMDAMSRGASRWFQLYWSSSNELVESLVSRAERSGCEAIVVTLDTHVLGWRPRDLDLGYLPFSRGRGIAQYTSDPVFLRLVRERIAAGRPREHTPVTPATIASFASILRHHPGRLRDNLRSAEPLAAIETFLDVFANPALTWADLAFLRERTALPIVLKGVLHPDDAVRAIDAGMDAVQVSTHGGRQIDNEQPALDALPRVVGAVAGRIPVLFDSGVRSGADAVVALALGARAVAIGRPYVYALALAGEAGVRELLRNTVAELDITLGLAGVRSVAELDASIFA
- a CDS encoding LysR family substrate-binding domain-containing protein; this translates as MPSTFTIVFPLGVTVGKWTRVFEQRHPEVQLIVSRVPDADQRAAIDTGGADMAFVREPVDTDGLHLIPLYAEDIVVAMHHEHLLTLEKKLHLADLDGQAVVDGEPSEAMFRSIAAGDGIAVMPQSVAKSLRRKDVVAMKLEDAEQSRVGLAWPRDAQHELVDEFIGIVRGRTAHSSRNPDVAAAQADAAKEGTRKDGGKKDGGKKDGGKRPASGPNGPGSKQTRRPTGGPRRPPRRGGGRRSH